The following nucleotide sequence is from Fundulus heteroclitus isolate FHET01 chromosome 24, MU-UCD_Fhet_4.1, whole genome shotgun sequence.
attcagagcagacaagcagtactctttgagttccgggtcagaggtgaactcctccatcttgtggcttgctgtgctgtgctgtgctgtgctgccgtttttcctaaattactgaaggatattgttgaatgaagtccaatttacccagacgaagggtgttccattgggtgttttccttgcaactacgtgacggtgagtcgtttatttaatgtcggttttatattatggtagaaatgcggtggctaggctacacggcactgagggatggaagagctgcatgaagctgacaccccacccacagaaaaaactccgttaaatagacggaatggttagtgcttcgcttgtgcaggtttgtgccgttaaaattagcgtttgtgctgttttggttttgaagatattaaagaatatttgttaaggtcatccagaattcaccatctccccatattgcttcgaatccgatcaaactgggctactttttttagtgcttcgtttgtgcaggtttgtgccgttaaaattatcgtttgtgctgcttttggtttcggagatattatgaattttaatttcaaccgataacgtcatcccagcccgccgcttcaaaataaagtgctacggtaaatcatatgttattgccgtcactggaaaaaacgtaagtctttttaatatatttctactgataaatcagtaacattactatgaagttgtgtcatctaccgagcccccccccacagcattcttataaaatgatttatatattcctgcttattggcaaagatctctggggacacatgtttttgtttgtttttttagtttcctgactgaggggagaggctggaacagtctctgtgcaggatggctggcgtccttaatgatgttcctcatttgtgtaaaaagatgtggtcagatctaccgtttggtctcaacacttaacactcaagaaagcagttattaattttatatttttcttttatcatgcaagttgttttagctgctattgtaaaatgtgtgttatattgttttgtactttattcctgaataaatattgcgatttattttgtctcatttaaagaactttactttagatagcaatgtcaagtgacattgccaaaaaaggcatttcatttattagaatgttcaactgttttcataaagtctatttttcctaatcagaagggtttattcttcttcgagagtataatgtttataacattttcaaacaataacttggttatagttgatcttagtagtcatagttcattactcctctgaattaattagaatagcaaacctttattgctttacaatagggagatttgggggtgtctgcacctaacaaaagggcaattaaagtatacaggcttatataacgcagaaaacatacccaaactaaaatcaataacagaaaaactgcaaaaaataaatcacactggtcagcctataaagtataacaacattaaaattcataatatctccgaaaccatagtagcacaaacgttaattttaacggcacaaagatgcacaaacacagcactaaagaagttgaccactctggtttgctttggctccagctcagcaccagcaaaggattaacaatgtagcgctttattttgcagcggcgacctgtggtgacgtcaccggccggaattaaaacttatattatctgcgaaaccaaagcagcataaacgctaattttaacggcacaaatttgcacaaacgaagcactaaagaagttgaccagcttggttggattcaaagcaaaatgatgggatggtgaactctagatgaacttaacaaatattctttaatatcttcaaaaccaaaacagcacaaacgctaattttaacggcacaaatgtgcacaaaccaagcactaaccattccgtctatttaactgagtttttttctgtgagtggggtgtcagcatctgacacatggcctctggtgagctttggtgacattaagtattggcaccctttttgaggaacttcccagtacaggatttggaccaaactaacagagtacaatcacccggtgatactggacacaaccatagacatatataaagagtagaccccgcatcgaccgctctcgcctataggcgctgacgagatttaggggcgccatcttggggcggtcgacaactccgctcagtctaatgtgttaaccaggtgcagaatcaattttaatcaactataactcgtttaatgttgaactaattttcacatttgtttagcttaaaactttaaaactatagctattataacaaatggtccagtgcgtttaaataatcttagtggggttaaaagtaatagaatattctgacatgatgtatgtatgtttcaaaacacagccacgcacacattttttataatttttttattgctatataaacaaacacatttgtacatgttaCGGAGCCCCTAAGgggacatggagaaaaaaataaaaggaaagaaatccctacttattatcgcgagatcccgAGAAACTAAGTCGAGATCTCGagatcccgacttattatcgcgagatcccgacttattatcgcgagatcccgacttattatcgcgagatcccgacttattatctcgagatcccgacttattatcgcgagatcccgacttattatcgcgagatcccgacttattatcgcgagatcccgacatattatcgcgagatcccgACATCAGTACATAacgaccttttttttttttttttttttttagaacataatGACCTAATCACAGTGATGGAGGAcacccacccaaaaaaaaataaaaaaaataaaaggaaagaaatcccgacttattatcgcgagatcccgAGAAACTAAGTCGAGATCTCGagatcccgacttattatcgcgagatcccgacttattatcgcgagatcccgacttattatcgcgagatcccgacttattatctcgagatcccgacttattatcgcgagatcccgacttattatcgcgagatcccgacttattatcgcgagatcccgacatattatcgcgagatcccgACATCAGTACATAacgaccttttttttttttttttttttttagaacataatGACCTAATCACAGTGATGGAGGACACCCACCCATGGGGTAGatatatagatttttatttcGAGCTTGGGCTTGAGtataaacacattaaatcagTGCTTGACAGCAGACATGGATTTAGTATTAGTGAGAGACATCTGAAGAGAGTTTTCAGAGCGCGGGGACTCATTCGGCGCAAGTCCTTTTCCGACTTGGCAGTTTTGGTAGAATTCATTAATAACCAGCTACAGTCCTCTGGACAGCTTCACGGTTACCGATGGATGTACGCTAAATGCAGAGAGCATGGACTTCGTGTGAGAAAAGAAGATGTGCGCTTTGTGTTGAAGGAATTGGATCCCCAAGGGGTGGCACTGAGGCAGGCAAGACGTCTCAGACGGAGAAATTACTTTTCAAAGGGACCAAACTTCATCTGGCACATGGACTCCTACGACAAACTTAAACCATATGGAATATGCATCAACGCAAGTATTGATGGGTTTTCAAGAAAAATAATCTGGCTTAATGCTTACACAACAAGTAGTAATCCAAAGGTGATCGGGGGGTATTACATCGAAGCGGTGCAGCGTTTAAATGGCTGCCCTAGAGTTGTACGTGGTGATCTTGGAACCGAAAATGGCCATGTGAGAAGTTTCCAGCGTTTCCTTGTACCAACGGAACCAAACGAGACCCTTGACAGTTACCTGGAAGGAGCAAGTACAGCTAATCAAAGAATTGAATATTGGTGGCGTTTCCTTCGTAACCAGTGTGTGGAGTTCTGGTTGTCCCTTTTTGGAGACATCAGAGACAACGGTTACTTTGATGGTGGATTTTTAGACAAAAACCTTCTTCAGTTTTGCTGCATGGGGATCATACAGGTGAGTTAatcttaataatttatttatgtttggaTAATAATAGCAAACTGAGATCCTAGAGGGATtacttgtttttaaacacagcgGATGCTGCGCAACTTAACTGCAGCAAGAGCCGGTGGCCGGTGCTCGCACACGCATCCGCTGTGTTTCCAAACAAATAGTCCCAACGTAGTTCATTTGACATTCAGATCAAATAATAAAGTCATACCAGAACTCTGGAGAACTCAACAGAATAGCGAGATCAGTCTACTTTGGACCGAGGACACATTATGGGTTCCAAAGTGTGGTTATATTCTACAAAAAAAGACTAGGACCCAAACAAAGCTTGAATCACAATAAAGGGAACAAATCCTTCCAACGTCCCAAATTAACACACATCATGAAAATGACTATTGAATGTAAAGTGTTTGACATGTTGCTTAGCCGTGATCCTCAGGGAGGTCTGAGGGTCCCTGGGGGAGGAATGGACTCTGGCTCTTCTGCCAGGCAAGTTTAGATGCTTCCATATCAaggttattgttttaatatcagcTCTGTACTGTATGAATAGTCTCAATCTCAGTTATatgtacagtcatattcaataaattagaatttgGGATGAGTACTGTCAaattaaaagcactttaaaataaccttaaagcaggagtttagtgtttttattggtgtgatgtaatattctaatctaaaatgttatattttcctTAGCTGTAAGCAAGACATCATTTTCATTAACACATAAATGCTATGTGTTAAGTCCACTAGTTTAAGCAGTGGACTAAATAAATCAGTATGACCATGATTTGATCTTGCATACTTGAATTTGCTTAGCTTTCTCAGATGTTTAAATAACAATACACATATAATAATGCGTTTAACCATAGCTGGAGACACTGTAAGTCTTGAAAGATTTTTCCTGAGAtgtgaaacatgcaaaattGTGTTCGCAAACATTGTTGATGTGCAAAAAGTTgaatttcatgttaaaattgTAGTCTAACTGCAGGATTCTTCTTTTTTAAGCCactttcagttttgtttgaaTTGAATACAACATGGTGCAAATTTTAAATTAAGGACTTTATTCTCTAACTCATTGAGaattgatgaaaataaaatcaataattaatAATCATAATGAAATTGGTATTGCAAAGTTTTTAGGAATTCCTATCCCTATTTATGACTCTTATAATTTACTAATTTTAAAACAGATGAGTGTGTATGATTCTCATATTCATGTGTTCTTTGTGACAGGATGAGCTGGATGATACTGCCCAGGTTTGGAATGCACACTCCATCAGGCCATCAAACAACAGAAATGTCCCCAGTGGTCGACCCAATGTGATGTATGCATTACCTGAGCTCTACAGGACAAGAGACTTTCTTTGCCTTGTTGAAGAGGAACATGTTGAAGTATGCAAAAATGAGTGCATTTCTCGACTGACCAAACCATGTGATCCAGATGTCTTTGACCTCTGCAACATCCTTATGGCAGAGTCCCATCTGACCTTACCCACAGACGCTTACCAGGCTTTGAACTTGTATATGCATCTAAGAGAGGCAATCATTGCATCACTTTAAAATGTGCTGACTGCAAGCAAGAACATTTTTCAGCACCTTTACAAGCCCACTTAGAATGGCATGCAGATGTAAAcaaactgtttcttttctttcaaaagtATTTCATTATGTTCTCTAGAAGGGACAATGAAGAAATGTATTGTTCATTTGAGTTTCATGAACTGCCAGTTTATTCAACTGCTTCTAACCATTTTGTAAATATGCAATATCTGTTTCAGATCAAAATAAACTCTGTGAAAGCAAATACTTACTTGTCAAACAAAGATaaacataaaaggaaaataagggtATTtagtataaataatatttatctgaaaatgtaattctgtgatcaaaacaaaatgcttcTTTTAAGTGATAAACTCTGTCCTGccattctatttttaaaataaatgttgcattaattaactttttaaaatttgaaatgctataaagaaaggaaaagtatTTGAAACAATCAAGATGATACAAAGCAAAATGCATATTTCTTGCCTCTGAAGTTAAGGGTTGTAAACACAATtatgaactttttaaaaaatctgtaaaaacatctaaaagctTAAACAGTAAACCTTACTGAAAGAACAAACTCTGCTTAAAGCAACATTGCACAGAGGCTACATCAACAGATCTGTCTTGTAGTACAGCATCTTGAAAGAAATGAgaacacatttctgtttaattacaaaaaaaggggTTAGAATATGATAAAATCAAAGGAGCACTTCTTCatacattgaaaaacaaaatcttaacAAGTAATTCTGGTCTAGTTTCTAGTGAAAATATCCTATTAcacttaaaataacacaaattaacttaaaagtaacttttcagCAACACATAGCGTTTTAAGTAAGTAATTCTTTAATATTGATGAGAAAGTACTTGCTCTATTGGCAGATAAATTAACTTATAGGAAAAATATCTTGTTATAAGTTAAATAATCTTCCAATATAAACAGTACTTTTTAATCAATATTAAGGAATTATTTACTTAAAACAAGATCTTAAAATCTTGCGGAAAAGTAATTTTTACATTAATTTGTATTATTCACAAGGtatctttgaaaataaatacaattgaaatgtaaagtaacaaaaacatacagccaaaccatgaaaacataaaatcaattGCTATATGACTGAatgcattaaatatttaaatatgaaatttagaagaaaaaaaaaactgcattcaaaatttccaaccaaaacaaaaaggtgCTGTAAATACCTCCCATCAACTTCAAATTATGTCCATTTCAAAGTAATTACTGGAGAGGATGTTGTCGAACTCTGTGCGAAAGTCTGGGTAAGAACTATAAGTGC
It contains:
- the LOC118557764 gene encoding uncharacterized protein LOC118557764; this translates as MEDTHPWGRYIDFYFELGLEYKHIKSVLDSRHGFSISERHLKRVFRARGLIRRKSFSDLAVLVEFINNQLQSSGQLHGYRWMYAKCREHGLRVRKEDVRFVLKELDPQGVALRQARRLRRRNYFSKGPNFIWHMDSYDKLKPYGICINASIDGFSRKIIWLNAYTTSSNPKVIGGYYIEAVQRLNGCPRVVRGDLGTENGHVRSFQRFLVPTEPNETLDSYLEGASTANQRIEYWWRFLRNQCVEFWLSLFGDIRDNGYFDGGFLDKNLLQFCCMGIIQDELDDTAQVWNAHSIRPSNNRNVPSGRPNVMYALPELYRTRDFLCLVEEEHVEVCKNECISRLTKPCDPDVFDLCNILMAESHLTLPTDAYQALNLYMHLREAIIASL